The following are encoded together in the Xanthomonas sacchari genome:
- the map gene encoding type I methionyl aminopeptidase has product MIKQPDELARLAESGRLLAQVFARLDGMSLLGRSTLELNDLVERMIVDELGARPASKGQYGFPFVLNASIDDVVCHGVPSADAVLRNGQIVNLDITLEKHGYIADSSTTYLVGEVAYPARRLVQAAYQAMWKGIAAVRPGARLGDIGHAIARHARAHGYTVVKEYCGHGIGRAMHEEPQILHYGHAGTGLELREGMVFTIEPMLNQGRAAIRSQPEQWPVHTRDGKLSAQFEHTVAVTASGVQVLTLRPGEVPLCRVG; this is encoded by the coding sequence GTGATCAAGCAGCCGGACGAGCTGGCGCGGCTGGCCGAGTCCGGGCGCCTGTTGGCGCAGGTGTTCGCGCGGCTGGACGGGATGTCGCTGCTGGGCCGAAGCACGCTGGAACTCAACGACCTCGTAGAGCGGATGATCGTGGACGAGCTGGGTGCGCGGCCGGCGAGCAAGGGCCAGTACGGGTTCCCGTTCGTGCTCAATGCCTCCATCGACGACGTGGTCTGCCACGGTGTGCCGTCGGCCGACGCGGTGCTGCGCAACGGGCAGATCGTCAATCTGGATATCACCCTGGAGAAGCACGGCTATATCGCCGACTCCAGTACCACTTACCTGGTGGGCGAGGTGGCCTATCCGGCACGGCGCCTGGTGCAGGCCGCGTACCAGGCGATGTGGAAAGGCATCGCTGCGGTGCGTCCCGGCGCGCGGCTGGGCGACATCGGCCACGCCATTGCGCGGCATGCGCGTGCGCACGGCTACACCGTGGTCAAGGAGTATTGCGGCCACGGCATCGGCCGCGCCATGCACGAGGAACCGCAGATCCTGCACTACGGGCATGCCGGCACCGGCCTGGAGTTGCGTGAGGGCATGGTGTTCACCATCGAGCCGATGCTCAACCAGGGGCGCGCGGCGATCCGCTCGCAGCCGGAGCAATGGCCGGTGCACACGCGCGACGGCAAGCTCTCGGCGCAGTTCGAGCACACCGTGGCGGTCACCGCCAGCGGCGTGCAGGTCCTGACATTGCGGCCGGGGGAAGTGCCGTTGTGCCGGGTGGGGTGA
- a CDS encoding macro domain-containing protein, whose amino-acid sequence MFKARIGDLFTSHAQVYANAVNCAGIMGKGIAQEFKRRYPAMFEDYAARCREGRVRIGEPYLYQDASGLRILNFPTKRHWRSPSRLQDITAGLDYLVAHLREWDVRSLALPPLGCGNGGLAWSEVGPLIYRRLAHLPVEIEVYAPYGTPLAQLEPAFLSQPAHGSAEGTGARVAPQPGWIAIMEVLRRLQARSEARPIGRTLFQTLCWAMTELDVPTGLAFGNAGRGPRQGDVRSILTDLANRNWLQEQPQGRTMALRASPQYLREHARFAAAYAPYDAEIGKAVELFARIRNTDHAEDIMTVFQAARRLQLAHPGQLREAEQLLARLNDAHAIEPSEHAQQAAAAAIDMLLALDWIRLG is encoded by the coding sequence ATGTTCAAGGCACGTATCGGCGACCTGTTCACCAGCCACGCCCAGGTCTACGCGAATGCGGTCAATTGCGCCGGCATCATGGGCAAGGGCATCGCGCAGGAATTCAAGCGGCGCTACCCGGCCATGTTCGAAGACTACGCAGCGCGCTGCCGGGAAGGCCGCGTGCGTATCGGCGAACCGTATCTCTATCAGGATGCCAGCGGCCTGCGCATTCTCAACTTCCCCACCAAGCGCCATTGGCGCTCGCCATCGCGGCTGCAGGACATCACAGCGGGACTCGACTACCTCGTAGCGCATCTGCGCGAATGGGACGTGCGCAGCCTCGCCCTGCCGCCGCTGGGCTGCGGCAATGGCGGCCTGGCCTGGAGCGAGGTGGGTCCGCTGATCTACCGCAGACTCGCGCACCTGCCGGTCGAGATCGAGGTCTATGCGCCGTACGGCACGCCGCTGGCGCAGCTCGAGCCCGCCTTCCTGTCGCAGCCTGCGCATGGGTCGGCCGAGGGCACAGGCGCGCGGGTCGCGCCCCAGCCCGGCTGGATCGCGATCATGGAAGTGCTGCGGCGGCTGCAGGCCCGATCGGAGGCGCGGCCGATCGGGCGTACGCTATTCCAGACGCTCTGCTGGGCCATGACCGAACTGGACGTGCCGACCGGGCTGGCGTTCGGCAATGCCGGCCGTGGGCCGCGCCAGGGCGACGTCCGGTCCATCCTGACCGACCTGGCCAACCGCAACTGGCTGCAGGAGCAGCCGCAGGGGCGGACGATGGCACTGCGCGCGTCGCCCCAGTACCTCCGGGAGCACGCCCGGTTCGCAGCGGCGTACGCGCCCTACGATGCCGAGATCGGCAAGGCGGTGGAGCTGTTCGCGCGGATCAGGAACACCGACCACGCCGAGGACATCATGACGGTGTTCCAGGCCGCACGCCGCCTCCAGCTGGCGCATCCCGGGCAGTTGCGCGAGGCCGAGCAGCTTCTTGCCCGTCTGAATGACGCACATGCAATCGAGCCATCGGAACACGCGCAACAGGCGGCGGCAGCGGCGATCGACATGCTGCTGGCACTGGACTGGATTCGCTTGGGCTGA
- a CDS encoding LacI family DNA-binding transcriptional regulator, protein MRQKRPSRTASAGGAKAAKTVSRKAAPGATKPAAKATKSAPAAAARDRQRVVTVTDIADAVGVSRATVSLVLRGSPLVHADTRARVEAELKRQRYVYNRGAANLRRRTSTCVALVINDLANPFFAEFAAGVDEALGEQGYVTLLGSTGESPARQQAVLGSLMEHTPAGVILSPAEGSDAAELHTVLDARANVLLFNRELAGADDWGFLGLDNQRGAQLATEHLIALGHRRIAFYGGHADSSSCRQRRAGHAQAMRQARLPVDPTWLIESAPNRLDAAARHGELFAHDAPPTAAVCYNDTVALGLMLGLLARGIRPGKDFAITGFDDIPEAAVSTPALTTLAAQPRARGRQAAQLVLERLDAAVPPRRTIVPVHLSVRESSGAPVARTRT, encoded by the coding sequence ATGCGCCAGAAGCGTCCATCCCGAACTGCATCCGCAGGCGGTGCCAAGGCCGCCAAGACCGTCTCGCGCAAGGCGGCACCGGGCGCGACGAAGCCGGCCGCAAAGGCCACGAAGAGCGCACCGGCCGCCGCCGCACGCGACCGCCAGCGGGTGGTGACCGTCACCGATATCGCCGATGCGGTCGGTGTCTCGCGCGCGACCGTGTCGCTGGTGCTGCGCGGCAGTCCGCTGGTGCATGCCGACACCCGTGCGCGCGTGGAAGCGGAGCTGAAGCGGCAACGCTACGTCTACAACCGCGGCGCCGCCAATCTGCGCCGGCGCACCTCGACCTGCGTGGCCTTGGTCATCAACGACCTGGCCAATCCGTTCTTCGCCGAGTTCGCCGCCGGCGTGGACGAGGCGCTGGGCGAGCAGGGCTACGTGACCCTGCTCGGCAGCACCGGCGAATCGCCCGCGCGGCAGCAGGCGGTGCTGGGCTCGCTGATGGAGCACACGCCCGCCGGCGTGATTCTGTCGCCGGCCGAGGGCAGTGACGCCGCCGAACTGCACACGGTGCTGGACGCACGCGCGAACGTGCTGCTGTTCAATCGCGAGCTTGCCGGCGCAGACGACTGGGGCTTCCTCGGCCTGGACAACCAGCGCGGCGCGCAACTGGCCACCGAGCACCTGATCGCGCTCGGCCACCGCCGCATCGCCTTCTACGGCGGCCATGCCGATTCCAGTTCTTGCCGGCAGCGTCGCGCCGGCCACGCGCAGGCGATGCGGCAGGCCAGGCTGCCGGTCGACCCGACCTGGCTGATCGAGTCCGCGCCCAATCGCCTGGACGCGGCGGCGCGCCACGGCGAACTGTTCGCCCACGACGCACCGCCCACGGCAGCGGTCTGCTACAACGACACCGTCGCGCTGGGCCTGATGCTGGGCCTGCTCGCGCGCGGCATCCGTCCGGGCAAGGACTTCGCGATCACCGGCTTCGACGACATCCCGGAGGCTGCGGTGAGCACGCCCGCGCTGACCACGCTCGCCGCGCAACCACGCGCCCGTGGCCGCCAGGCGGCGCAGCTGGTGCTGGAGCGGCTGGACGCGGCCGTACCGCCGCGCAGGACGATCGTGCCGGTGCACCTGTCGGTGCGCGAGAGCAGCGGCGCGCCGGTCGCGCGCACGCGCACCTAG
- a CDS encoding sorbosone dehydrogenase family protein, protein MAKRLSLSVFALSCAMALAACGGKAALEPTQQAGNAPPLPQPRNFLLPPMQVPEGVGWKEGQAPTVAAGLKIEKIAGGLKHPRQLYVLPNDDVLVVEANSPGMEPVTTPKQLIAGLVQSRSGKSAKGGNRITLLRRTADGRWEQHAFLKGLHSPFGVQLIGDALYVANTDNIMKFPYVAGQTEITAPGTLFADLPGTIEHHWTKALLASPDGRKLYVGVGSNSNIGENGLDVEYRRAAVLEVDVASASSRIFASGIRNPTGLQWEPRTGKLWAIANERDEIGADLVPDYLTSVQDGGFYGWPYSYYGQNVDVRVKDQRPDLVAKAIKPDYALGSHVAALGLWFSRGDTLPAKYREGAFVAEHGSWNRSPLSGYQVVYVPFQQGRPVGPPQTVVSGFHSQDESQLFGAPVGLAQDKDGALLIADDVGNSVWRVRF, encoded by the coding sequence ATGGCTAAGCGCCTGAGCCTGTCCGTTTTCGCGCTGAGTTGCGCCATGGCCCTGGCTGCCTGCGGCGGCAAGGCCGCGCTCGAGCCCACCCAGCAGGCGGGCAACGCGCCGCCGTTGCCGCAGCCGCGCAACTTCCTGCTGCCGCCGATGCAGGTTCCCGAGGGTGTGGGCTGGAAGGAGGGGCAGGCGCCCACCGTGGCAGCGGGCCTGAAGATCGAGAAGATCGCCGGCGGCCTGAAACATCCGCGCCAGCTGTACGTGCTGCCCAACGACGACGTGCTGGTGGTGGAGGCCAATTCGCCGGGGATGGAGCCCGTCACCACGCCCAAGCAACTGATCGCGGGGCTGGTGCAGAGCCGCTCCGGCAAGAGTGCCAAGGGCGGCAACCGCATCACCCTGCTGCGCAGGACCGCGGACGGTAGGTGGGAGCAGCATGCGTTCCTGAAGGGGCTGCATTCGCCGTTCGGGGTGCAGCTGATCGGCGATGCGCTGTATGTCGCCAACACCGACAACATCATGAAGTTCCCCTACGTCGCCGGCCAGACCGAGATCACCGCACCCGGCACGCTGTTCGCCGATCTCCCCGGCACGATCGAGCACCATTGGACCAAGGCGCTGCTGGCCAGCCCCGACGGGCGCAAGCTGTACGTCGGCGTCGGCTCCAACAGCAACATCGGCGAAAACGGGCTGGATGTGGAATACCGCCGCGCCGCCGTCCTGGAAGTGGACGTGGCCTCGGCCAGCAGCCGCATCTTCGCCTCGGGCATCCGCAATCCGACCGGGCTGCAGTGGGAGCCGCGCACCGGCAAGCTGTGGGCGATCGCCAACGAGCGCGACGAGATCGGCGCCGACCTGGTGCCCGACTACCTGACCTCGGTGCAGGACGGCGGCTTCTACGGCTGGCCGTACAGCTACTACGGGCAGAACGTGGATGTGCGGGTCAAGGATCAGCGCCCGGACCTGGTGGCCAAGGCGATCAAGCCGGATTACGCGCTGGGCTCGCATGTGGCCGCGCTCGGCCTGTGGTTCTCCCGCGGCGATACGCTGCCCGCGAAGTACCGCGAGGGTGCGTTCGTGGCCGAGCACGGCAGCTGGAACCGCTCGCCGCTCAGCGGCTACCAGGTGGTGTACGTGCCGTTCCAGCAGGGCCGGCCGGTCGGCCCGCCGCAGACCGTGGTCAGCGGCTTCCACTCGCAGGACGAGTCGCAGCTGTTCGGCGCCCCGGTCGGCCTGGCGCAGGACAAGGACGGCGCGCTGCTGATCGCCGACGATGTCGGCAACAGCGTCTGGCGCGTGCGCTTCTGA
- a CDS encoding ParD-like family protein yields MGIVNIDDDLHDQLRRACTVTSRSINAQANFWIKVGMLCEMNPELSFQDIVARELRAAGVRPQAVTPGRT; encoded by the coding sequence ATGGGCATCGTCAACATCGATGACGACCTGCACGACCAACTGCGCCGCGCCTGCACGGTGACCAGCCGGTCGATCAATGCGCAGGCCAATTTCTGGATCAAGGTCGGCATGCTGTGCGAGATGAACCCGGAGCTGTCGTTCCAGGACATCGTGGCGCGCGAACTGCGTGCGGCGGGGGTGCGGCCGCAGGCGGTGACACCGGGGCGGACGTGA
- a CDS encoding polynucleotide kinase-phosphatase, with translation MTIRIPKLSLVALIGPSGSGKSTFARTHFLPTEVISSDVCRGLVADDENDQTATGDAFEVLYFIARKRLAAGRLTVVDATNVRPEDRKRLVELAREFHVLPCAIVFDLPERVCQERNSARPDRNFGPHVIRNQQQALRKGLRGLEREGFRHVSVLRSVEDVAAAAIERIKVWNDRREEHGPFDLIGDVHGCRDELVALLGRLGYTVGGTREAPEVAAPEGRKAVFVGDLVDRGPDSPGVLRLVMHMVGNGTALCVPGNHDVKLQRKLAGRDVRISHGLAETLEQLQAEPEEFSREVAAFIDKLVSHYVLDDGKLVVAHAGLKQELQGRTSQRVREFALYGETTGEIDAFGLPVRSDWARDYRGPAMVVYGHTPTPEPEWVNRTICLDTGCVFGGKLTALRYPEKELVSVAAAREYYAPVKPLLPAEDTIATATTPREALLLDLDDVAGKRVIDTRAFRSVTIREENSIAALEVMSRFAIDPRWLVYLPPTMAPPETAKSGDLLERPQEALDFYRQEGIATLVCEEKHMGSRAVVVLCRDAGVAQRRFGIGDDGRGVVYTRTGRRFFGERELENALLDRLDAALQRTGLWEELNTDWIVLDAELLPWSAKAQELLREQYAPTGAAATAALATARTWLDAAAARGLDVQSWQQQAQARHGDASRFVDAYRRYCWAVNGLEDLKIAPFHVLACEGVVGLERDHRWHLDIARRLADVEPLVRLTRHVFVDLADEASVADAIAWWGALTAQGGEGMVIKPVEGLARSKRGLVQPAIKCRSREYLRIIYGPEYTEPQNLDRLRQRGLRTKQSLAIREFALGLEALQRFVAQEPLYRVHECVFGVLALESEPVDVRL, from the coding sequence ATGACGATACGCATTCCCAAGCTCAGCCTGGTTGCCCTGATTGGCCCGTCAGGCAGCGGCAAGTCCACCTTCGCCCGCACCCACTTCCTGCCGACCGAGGTGATCTCTTCCGACGTCTGCCGCGGCCTGGTCGCCGACGATGAGAACGACCAGACCGCCACCGGCGACGCCTTCGAGGTGCTCTACTTCATCGCGCGCAAGCGCCTGGCCGCCGGCCGCCTGACCGTCGTCGACGCGACAAACGTGCGTCCGGAAGACCGCAAGCGCCTGGTCGAACTGGCGCGCGAGTTCCATGTCCTGCCCTGCGCCATCGTGTTCGACCTGCCCGAGCGCGTGTGCCAGGAGCGCAACAGCGCACGCCCGGACCGCAACTTCGGCCCACACGTCATCCGCAACCAGCAGCAGGCGCTGCGCAAGGGCCTGCGCGGTCTGGAGCGCGAGGGCTTCCGCCACGTCAGCGTGCTGCGCTCGGTGGAGGACGTGGCGGCAGCCGCGATCGAACGCATCAAGGTCTGGAACGACCGCCGCGAGGAGCACGGGCCGTTCGACCTGATCGGCGACGTGCACGGTTGCCGCGACGAACTGGTCGCCCTGCTCGGCCGCCTGGGCTACACCGTCGGCGGCACCCGCGAGGCACCCGAGGTCGCCGCGCCGGAAGGACGCAAGGCGGTCTTCGTCGGCGACCTGGTCGACCGCGGCCCGGATTCGCCCGGCGTGCTGCGCCTGGTCATGCACATGGTCGGCAACGGCACCGCGTTGTGCGTACCGGGCAATCACGACGTGAAGCTGCAGCGCAAGCTCGCCGGACGCGACGTGCGCATCAGCCACGGCCTGGCCGAGACGCTGGAGCAACTGCAGGCCGAGCCGGAAGAGTTCAGCCGCGAGGTCGCCGCCTTCATCGACAAGCTGGTCAGCCACTACGTGCTCGACGACGGCAAGCTGGTGGTCGCCCACGCCGGTCTCAAGCAGGAACTGCAGGGCCGTACCTCGCAACGCGTGCGCGAGTTCGCGCTGTACGGGGAGACCACCGGCGAGATCGACGCGTTCGGCCTGCCGGTCCGTTCCGACTGGGCGCGCGACTACCGCGGCCCGGCGATGGTGGTGTACGGCCACACACCGACGCCGGAGCCGGAATGGGTCAACCGCACCATCTGCCTCGACACCGGCTGCGTGTTCGGCGGCAAACTCACCGCGTTGCGCTATCCGGAGAAGGAACTGGTATCGGTCGCGGCCGCGCGCGAGTACTACGCGCCGGTCAAGCCACTGCTTCCGGCAGAGGACACAATCGCCACGGCCACCACGCCGCGTGAGGCCTTGCTGCTCGACCTGGACGATGTGGCCGGCAAGCGTGTGATCGACACCCGCGCCTTCCGCAGCGTCACCATCCGCGAGGAGAACAGCATCGCCGCGCTGGAGGTGATGAGCCGCTTCGCCATCGATCCGCGCTGGCTGGTGTACCTGCCGCCGACCATGGCGCCGCCGGAGACCGCCAAGTCCGGCGACCTGCTCGAACGCCCGCAGGAAGCGCTCGACTTCTATCGCCAGGAAGGCATCGCCACGCTGGTGTGCGAAGAGAAGCACATGGGCTCGCGTGCGGTCGTGGTGCTGTGCCGCGATGCCGGTGTCGCGCAGCGCCGTTTCGGCATCGGCGACGACGGCCGTGGCGTCGTCTACACCCGCACCGGCCGCCGCTTCTTCGGCGAGCGCGAACTGGAAAACGCCCTGCTCGACCGCCTCGACGCGGCACTGCAGCGCACAGGCCTATGGGAGGAACTGAATACCGACTGGATCGTGCTCGATGCGGAACTGCTGCCGTGGTCGGCCAAGGCCCAGGAACTGCTGCGCGAGCAGTACGCACCGACCGGCGCCGCCGCCACCGCGGCGCTTGCCACCGCCCGCACCTGGCTGGACGCGGCCGCCGCGCGTGGCCTCGACGTGCAGTCCTGGCAGCAGCAGGCGCAGGCGCGCCACGGCGACGCCAGCCGCTTCGTCGACGCCTACCGCCGCTACTGCTGGGCAGTGAACGGCCTGGAGGATCTGAAGATCGCGCCGTTCCACGTGCTGGCCTGCGAAGGCGTGGTCGGCCTGGAGCGCGACCACCGCTGGCACCTGGACATCGCCCGTCGCCTGGCCGATGTCGAACCGCTGGTGCGGCTGACACGGCACGTATTCGTCGACTTGGCCGACGAGGCCAGCGTGGCCGACGCCATCGCTTGGTGGGGGGCGCTGACCGCACAGGGCGGCGAAGGCATGGTCATCAAGCCGGTCGAAGGCCTGGCGCGCAGCAAGCGCGGACTGGTGCAACCGGCGATCAAGTGCCGCAGCCGCGAGTATCTGCGCATCATCTACGGGCCCGAATACACCGAACCACAGAACCTCGATCGACTACGCCAGCGTGGTCTGCGCACCAAGCAGTCGCTCGCCATCCGCGAGTTCGCGCTGGGCCTGGAAGCGTTGCAGCGTTTCGTCGCGCAGGAACCGCTCTACCGCGTGCACGAATGCGTGTTCGGCGTGCTGGCGCTGGAAAGCGAGCCGGTGGACGTGCGGCTGTAA
- a CDS encoding 3' terminal RNA ribose 2'-O-methyltransferase Hen1 yields MLLSLSTTTQPATDLGYLLIKHPERAHEVDLPFGTARVFYPQADDTRCTAVLMLDIDPVGLVRGRGEAEGSLSQYVNDRPYVASSFLSVALKRVFGTAMAGTSKSRQALADTAIALEAEIPVLRCRGSEQVLHAWFEPLGYTVTVERLPLDPRFPEWGDSPYVRLQLAGTVRLQDLLTHLYVLLPAVDGDKHYYVGHDEIDKLLDKGGTWLSAHPQREAIVGRYLRRHKPLVRAALARLLDDEEEAIDAQEERKEAAEDAIERPLSLNDQRMQAVVEALRTLGARRVVDLGCGEGRLLGLLLKEPQIEHLLGIDVSLRSLDHAADRLHLERLPPLQRQRITLAHGALTYRDRRIEGFDAACAIEVIEHMDAPRLPAFERALFGFGRPPAVVITTPNSEYNVRFPTLPAGRFRHPDHRFEWTRAEFRAWADGVAQRNGYSVRHAPIGPDDPEVGPPTQMAVFTRDVA; encoded by the coding sequence GTGCTGCTGTCCCTCTCCACCACCACCCAGCCCGCCACCGATCTCGGTTACCTGCTGATCAAGCATCCCGAGCGTGCCCACGAGGTCGACCTGCCGTTCGGTACCGCCCGGGTGTTCTACCCCCAGGCCGACGACACGCGCTGCACCGCGGTGCTGATGCTCGACATCGACCCGGTCGGGCTGGTGCGCGGGCGCGGCGAGGCCGAAGGCAGCCTGTCGCAGTACGTCAACGACCGCCCGTATGTCGCCAGTTCGTTCCTCTCGGTCGCGCTCAAGCGCGTGTTCGGCACCGCCATGGCCGGCACCAGCAAGAGCCGCCAGGCACTGGCGGACACGGCCATTGCGCTGGAAGCAGAGATCCCGGTGCTGCGGTGTCGCGGCAGCGAACAGGTGCTGCATGCCTGGTTCGAGCCGCTTGGCTATACGGTGACGGTCGAGCGCCTGCCGCTGGATCCGCGCTTTCCCGAGTGGGGCGACAGCCCGTACGTCCGCCTGCAGCTCGCCGGAACCGTACGCCTGCAGGACCTGCTGACCCACCTGTACGTGCTGCTGCCGGCCGTCGACGGCGACAAGCACTACTACGTCGGCCACGACGAAATCGACAAGCTGCTCGACAAGGGCGGTACCTGGCTGTCCGCGCACCCGCAACGCGAGGCGATCGTCGGCCGCTACCTGCGCCGCCACAAGCCGTTGGTGCGTGCGGCGCTGGCGCGCCTGCTGGACGATGAAGAGGAGGCGATCGACGCGCAGGAAGAGCGCAAGGAAGCGGCCGAGGACGCGATCGAACGTCCGCTCAGCCTCAACGACCAGCGCATGCAGGCCGTGGTCGAGGCGCTGCGCACCCTCGGCGCGCGGCGGGTGGTCGACCTGGGCTGTGGCGAAGGCCGCCTGCTCGGCCTGTTGCTCAAGGAGCCACAGATCGAGCACCTGCTCGGCATCGACGTGTCGCTGCGCTCGCTGGATCATGCCGCCGATCGGCTGCACCTGGAACGTCTGCCGCCGCTGCAGCGTCAGCGCATCACCCTGGCCCACGGCGCGCTGACATACCGCGATCGGCGCATCGAGGGCTTCGATGCGGCCTGCGCGATCGAGGTGATCGAACACATGGACGCGCCGCGCCTGCCCGCGTTCGAGCGCGCCCTGTTCGGTTTCGGCAGGCCGCCGGCGGTGGTGATCACCACGCCGAACAGCGAGTACAACGTGCGCTTCCCGACCCTGCCCGCCGGGCGTTTCCGCCACCCCGACCACCGCTTCGAGTGGACGCGTGCGGAATTCCGCGCCTGGGCCGACGGCGTGGCGCAGCGCAATGGCTACAGCGTGCGCCATGCCCCCATCGGCCCGGACGATCCGGAGGTCGGCCCGCCGACCCAGATGGCGGTGTTCACCCGCGACGTGGCCTGA
- a CDS encoding DUF2231 domain-containing protein — protein sequence MHLQTAPRRSVVANAFYGLLNPIPFGCFVAALIFDIVYARSGVILWTKAAAWLIAIGLVIAIVPRLINLVQVWITARRSVLPVERLDFWLNLLAIVAAIFNSFVHSRDAYAVVPTGLWLSIVTVALLAIGHVLIAIHTTSREGYVHG from the coding sequence ATGCATCTGCAGACTGCACCGCGCCGTTCCGTGGTGGCCAACGCCTTCTACGGCCTGCTCAATCCCATTCCGTTCGGCTGCTTCGTCGCCGCGCTGATCTTCGACATCGTCTATGCCCGCAGCGGCGTGATCCTGTGGACCAAGGCGGCGGCCTGGCTGATCGCGATCGGCCTGGTCATCGCCATCGTGCCGCGCCTGATCAACCTGGTGCAGGTCTGGATCACCGCGCGGCGCTCGGTGCTGCCGGTGGAACGGCTCGACTTCTGGCTGAACCTGCTCGCCATCGTCGCGGCCATCTTCAATTCCTTCGTGCATAGCCGCGACGCGTATGCGGTAGTCCCGACCGGGCTCTGGCTTTCGATCGTCACGGTCGCGCTGTTGGCGATCGGGCATGTGCTCATCGCCATCCACACCACGTCGCGCGAGGGTTACGTCCATGGCTAA